The following are from one region of the Georgenia sp. M64 genome:
- the leuC gene encoding 3-isopropylmalate dehydratase large subunit: protein MSGTLAEKVWDAHVVRKGTDGAPDLLYIDLHLVHEVTSPQAFEGLRLAGRPVRRPDLTIATEDHNTPTLDIDRPIADATSRTQIETLRHNAEEFGIRLHSLGDADQGIVHVVGPQLGLTMPGLTVVCGDSHTSTHGAFGALAFGIGTSEVEHVLATQTLPLAPFRTMAINVNGRLREGTTAKDIILAIIAKIGTGGGQGYVLEYRGEAIRNLSMEARMTICNMSIEAGARAGMIAPDETTFEYIKGRPHAPEGADWDAAVEYWRTLRSDDDAVFDTEVDLDAADLEPFVTWGTNPGQGLPLSASVPDPVDIVEESERRAAERALEYMDLAPGTPLRDIHVDTVFIGSCTNGRIEDLRAVAEVLKGRRKADDVRVLVVPGSARVRLQAESEGLDQVFLDFGAEWRNAGCSMCLGMNPDQLKPGERAASTSNRNFEGRQGKGGRTHLVSPLVAAATAVRGTLSAPVDLEPAQTTAVGA from the coding sequence ATGAGCGGAACGCTGGCCGAGAAGGTCTGGGACGCGCACGTGGTGCGCAAGGGAACCGACGGAGCGCCCGACCTGCTCTACATCGACCTGCACCTCGTGCACGAGGTGACCAGCCCGCAGGCCTTCGAGGGCCTGCGCCTCGCCGGCCGCCCGGTCCGCCGTCCGGACCTCACGATCGCCACCGAGGACCACAACACCCCGACGCTGGACATCGACCGGCCCATCGCGGACGCGACCAGCCGGACGCAGATCGAGACGCTGCGGCACAACGCGGAGGAGTTCGGGATCCGCCTGCACTCCCTGGGCGACGCCGACCAGGGCATCGTCCACGTCGTCGGCCCGCAGCTCGGCCTGACGATGCCGGGCCTGACGGTCGTGTGCGGCGACTCCCACACCTCCACCCACGGTGCCTTCGGCGCCCTGGCCTTCGGCATCGGCACGTCGGAGGTCGAGCACGTCCTCGCCACCCAGACGCTGCCGCTCGCGCCCTTCCGGACCATGGCGATCAACGTCAACGGGCGCCTGCGTGAGGGCACCACCGCCAAGGACATCATCCTGGCGATCATCGCCAAGATCGGGACCGGCGGGGGGCAGGGCTACGTCCTGGAGTACCGCGGGGAGGCGATCCGCAACCTCTCGATGGAGGCGCGGATGACGATCTGCAACATGTCCATCGAGGCCGGCGCGCGCGCCGGGATGATCGCCCCCGACGAGACCACCTTCGAGTACATCAAGGGCCGTCCGCACGCCCCCGAGGGGGCCGACTGGGACGCCGCCGTCGAGTACTGGCGCACCCTGCGATCCGACGACGACGCCGTCTTCGACACCGAGGTCGATCTCGACGCCGCCGACCTCGAGCCCTTCGTCACCTGGGGCACGAACCCCGGACAGGGCCTGCCGCTGTCGGCGAGCGTGCCGGACCCGGTCGACATCGTCGAGGAGTCCGAGCGCAGGGCCGCCGAGCGGGCGCTGGAGTACATGGACCTCGCCCCCGGGACGCCGCTGCGCGACATCCACGTCGACACCGTCTTCATCGGCTCGTGCACGAACGGGCGCATCGAGGACCTGCGCGCCGTCGCCGAGGTCCTCAAGGGGCGCCGGAAGGCCGACGACGTACGCGTCCTCGTCGTCCCCGGATCCGCGCGGGTGCGGCTGCAGGCCGAGTCCGAGGGCCTGGACCAGGTGTTCCTCGACTTCGGCGCCGAGTGGCGCAACGCCGGCTGCTCCATGTGCCTGGGGATGAACCCCGACCAGCTCAAGCCGGGGGAGCGGGCGGCCTCGACGTCGAACCGCAACTTCGAGGGCCGCCAGGGCAAGGGGGGCCGCACCCACCTGGTGTCCCCGCTCGTCGCTGCCGCCACCGCCGTCCGCGGCACCCTGTCCGCCCCGGTCGACCTCGAGCCGGCCCAGACCACCGCCGTCGGCGCCTGA
- a CDS encoding IclR family transcriptional regulator has product MDNSSGVGVLDKAATVLGALEAGPATLAQLVSATHLARPTAHRLAVALEHHRLVARDMQGRFVLGPRLAELASAAGEDRLLAAATPVLTALRDHTNESAQLYRRQGDQRICVAAAERPMGLRDSIPVGATLSMLAGSAAQVLLAWEEPDRLHRGLHGANFTATMLSAVRRRGWSQSVAEREPGVASVSAPVRGPSGRVLAAVSISGPIERMGRQPGRLHAAAVVAAANRLTEVLKRTEEG; this is encoded by the coding sequence ATGGACAACTCTAGCGGAGTCGGCGTTCTTGACAAGGCCGCCACGGTTCTCGGTGCGCTGGAGGCGGGACCGGCCACCCTCGCCCAGCTCGTCAGCGCCACGCACCTCGCACGGCCGACGGCGCACCGCCTCGCCGTCGCCCTCGAGCACCACCGTCTCGTCGCCCGTGACATGCAGGGCCGGTTCGTCCTCGGCCCGCGCCTGGCCGAGCTCGCCTCCGCCGCCGGCGAGGACCGCCTCCTGGCCGCGGCCACCCCGGTCCTCACGGCGCTGCGCGACCACACCAACGAGTCGGCCCAGCTCTACCGGCGCCAGGGCGACCAGCGGATCTGCGTCGCCGCCGCCGAGCGGCCCATGGGGCTGCGGGACTCCATCCCGGTCGGGGCCACCCTGAGCATGCTGGCCGGCTCCGCGGCGCAGGTGCTCCTCGCGTGGGAGGAGCCCGACCGCCTCCACCGCGGGCTGCACGGCGCGAACTTCACCGCCACGATGCTCTCGGCCGTGCGCCGGCGCGGCTGGTCGCAGTCGGTGGCCGAGCGCGAGCCCGGCGTCGCGTCGGTCTCCGCGCCGGTGCGCGGACCGTCCGGCCGGGTGCTGGCCGCCGTCTCCATCTCCGGGCCGATCGAGCGGATGGGCCGCCAGCCCGGCCGGCTCCACGCCGCGGCGGTCGTCGCGGCCGCGAACCGCCTCACCGAGGTCCTCAAGCGGACCGAGGAGGGCTGA
- the gltX gene encoding glutamate--tRNA ligase, which yields MTENTAAATGSAVRVRFCPSPTGTPHVGLIRTALFNWAHARHVGGTFVFRIEDTDPERDTEESYHQILDALRWLGLDWDEGVEVGGPFGPYRQSERMDVYRDVAARLLEAGYAYESYSTPEEIEARHRAAGRDPKLGYDGFDRDLTEEQRAAYRAEGREPVLRVRMPDADVSFTDVVRGEVTFKAGSIPDFVVVRANGFPLYTLTNPVDDALMGITHVLRGEDLLSSTPRQVVLYRALLDLGIASVMPAFGHLPYVMGEGNKKLSKRDPESNLFLHRDRGFTPEGLLNYLALLGWGISPDNDIFSKEEMVAAFDVADVNPNPARFDLKKAEAINATHLRMLDAADFRARLVPYLHARGLVSAATLDGLTAREQGLLEAASPLVQERMTLLGEAPGMLGFLFVGDGDLVLEPDAVGALRPEAGDVLDASLGALEPLTEFTTERVEAVLREAIVEGMGVKPRFAFAPLRTAVTGRRVSPPLFESMEILGKEATLVRLRRLREHLAA from the coding sequence ATGACCGAGAACACCGCAGCGGCCACCGGCTCCGCCGTCCGCGTCCGTTTCTGCCCCTCGCCCACCGGCACCCCGCACGTCGGGCTCATCCGCACCGCCCTGTTCAACTGGGCCCACGCGCGGCACGTCGGCGGCACGTTCGTCTTCCGCATCGAGGACACCGACCCCGAGCGGGACACGGAGGAGAGCTACCACCAGATCCTGGACGCCCTGCGCTGGCTCGGCCTGGACTGGGACGAGGGCGTCGAGGTGGGTGGCCCGTTCGGTCCGTACCGGCAGTCCGAGCGGATGGACGTCTACCGCGACGTCGCCGCCCGGCTCCTCGAGGCGGGGTACGCCTACGAGTCGTACTCCACGCCGGAGGAGATCGAGGCGCGCCACCGGGCCGCCGGCCGCGACCCCAAGCTCGGCTACGACGGGTTCGACCGCGACCTCACCGAGGAGCAGAGGGCCGCCTACCGCGCCGAGGGCCGCGAGCCGGTCCTGCGCGTGCGCATGCCCGACGCCGACGTCAGCTTCACCGACGTCGTCCGCGGGGAGGTGACCTTCAAGGCCGGGTCGATCCCGGACTTCGTCGTCGTGCGCGCCAACGGGTTCCCGCTCTACACCCTCACCAACCCCGTCGACGACGCCCTCATGGGTATCACGCACGTGCTGCGGGGCGAGGACCTGCTCTCCTCCACCCCCCGTCAGGTGGTGCTCTACCGTGCCCTGCTCGACCTCGGCATCGCGAGCGTCATGCCGGCCTTCGGGCACCTGCCGTACGTCATGGGCGAGGGGAACAAGAAGCTGTCCAAGCGCGACCCGGAGTCGAACCTCTTCCTCCACCGCGACCGCGGCTTCACCCCCGAGGGGCTGCTCAACTACCTCGCGCTGCTCGGCTGGGGCATCTCCCCGGACAACGACATCTTCTCCAAGGAGGAGATGGTCGCGGCGTTCGACGTCGCCGACGTCAACCCCAACCCCGCACGCTTCGACCTCAAGAAGGCCGAGGCCATCAACGCCACCCACCTCCGGATGCTCGACGCGGCGGACTTCCGGGCGCGGCTCGTGCCGTACCTGCACGCACGGGGCCTCGTCTCGGCGGCGACGCTGGACGGCCTCACCGCGCGCGAGCAGGGGCTGCTCGAGGCCGCCTCACCGCTGGTCCAGGAGCGCATGACGCTCCTGGGCGAGGCCCCCGGGATGCTCGGGTTCCTGTTCGTCGGGGACGGCGACCTCGTCCTCGAGCCGGATGCCGTCGGGGCCCTGCGGCCCGAGGCCGGGGACGTCCTCGACGCCTCGCTCGGCGCGCTGGAGCCGCTCACCGAGTTCACGACCGAGCGGGTCGAGGCCGTGCTGCGCGAGGCCATCGTCGAGGGCATGGGCGTCAAGCCCCGCTTCGCGTTTGCGCCGCTGCGCACGGCGGTGACCGGCCGGCGGGTCTCCCCGCCACTGTTCGAGTCCATGGAGATCCTCGGCAAGGAGGCCACGCTCGTCCGTCTCCGGCGCCTGCGCGAGCACCTCGCCGCCTGA
- a CDS encoding fumarylacetoacetate hydrolase family protein, translated as MRIARFTTGEDPRYGILDEDSHELVVLRSDPIFAGLETTGERVALDAVRLLSPVIPRSKVIGIGRNYADHAAEMGNEVPAEPLVFLKPNTSVIGPDDPIVLPPWSREVHHEAELAVVISRLCKYVPAAKAQDVIFGYTVANDVTARDVQATDAQWTRAKGFDTSCPLGPYLAVDLDVSDLAVRARVDGVVRQDGRTSDLVHKVPELIEYVSSIFTLLPGDIILTGTPAGVGPIDVGQRVEVEVEGIGSFSNPVVRRD; from the coding sequence ATGCGCATCGCACGGTTCACCACCGGTGAGGACCCCCGTTACGGCATCCTCGACGAGGACTCCCACGAGCTCGTCGTCCTGCGGTCCGACCCCATCTTCGCCGGTCTGGAGACGACGGGGGAGCGCGTGGCGCTGGACGCCGTGAGGCTCCTCTCGCCGGTCATCCCGCGCTCGAAGGTCATCGGGATCGGCCGCAACTACGCCGACCACGCCGCCGAGATGGGCAACGAGGTGCCCGCCGAGCCGCTCGTGTTCCTCAAGCCGAACACCTCGGTCATCGGGCCGGACGACCCCATCGTGCTGCCGCCGTGGTCGAGGGAGGTCCACCACGAGGCCGAGCTCGCCGTCGTGATCTCGCGCCTGTGCAAGTACGTGCCGGCGGCGAAGGCCCAGGACGTCATCTTCGGCTACACCGTGGCGAACGACGTGACGGCCAGAGACGTCCAGGCGACCGACGCCCAGTGGACGCGCGCGAAGGGCTTCGACACGTCCTGCCCGCTCGGCCCCTATCTCGCCGTCGACCTCGACGTCTCCGACCTGGCCGTGCGGGCACGCGTCGACGGGGTGGTGCGCCAGGACGGGCGCACCTCCGACCTCGTGCACAAGGTCCCCGAGCTCATCGAGTACGTCTCCTCGATCTTCACGCTCCTCCCGGGCGACATCATCCTCACCGGCACGCCGGCGGGCGTGGGACCGATCGACGTGGGTCAGCGCGTCGAGGTCGAGGTCGAGGGCATCGGCTCGTTCAGCAACCCGGTGGTCCGGCGGGACTGA
- a CDS encoding 3-methyladenine DNA glycosylase, whose protein sequence is MSADRPLPAPLWRAAAAAHAARADALTAARRERAGRGLTDPVEDFLFEYYPLRPARLRRWHPGAGTALAPDAPDDLASPDDLATPDELATPDELDARSRWRWHHRRADGSVALDVGALMADRGDGVRWIHDLLTRTAARTPQLGCLGLHEWAMVYRQERHRHPLPLRLGQSATDAVVEGHPLRCTHFDAFRFFTGPARPLNRDQPERATQPALEQPGCLHATMDLLKHALKLGPACPGDLLLDTFELARDVRVLDMRASPYDVTALGYDPVPIETAPGRAEYVRLQRGFAERAAPLRDRLLEVTGRLVAAPADGRTRTPARATGT, encoded by the coding sequence GTGTCCGCCGACCGCCCGCTCCCGGCGCCGCTGTGGCGCGCGGCCGCCGCGGCGCACGCCGCACGCGCGGACGCGCTCACCGCGGCCCGCCGGGAACGCGCCGGCCGGGGGCTGACGGACCCGGTGGAGGACTTCCTCTTCGAGTACTACCCGCTCCGGCCGGCCCGGCTGCGGCGGTGGCACCCGGGGGCGGGGACGGCGCTGGCCCCCGACGCCCCCGACGACCTCGCCAGCCCCGACGACCTCGCCACCCCCGACGAGCTCGCCACCCCCGACGAGCTCGACGCCCGGTCACGGTGGCGCTGGCACCACCGGCGGGCGGACGGCTCGGTCGCCCTCGACGTCGGCGCCCTCATGGCGGACCGGGGCGACGGCGTCCGCTGGATCCACGACCTCCTCACCCGCACCGCCGCCCGCACCCCGCAGCTCGGGTGCCTGGGGCTGCACGAGTGGGCGATGGTCTACCGCCAGGAGCGGCACCGGCACCCGTTGCCGCTGCGGCTGGGCCAGTCGGCCACCGACGCGGTGGTCGAGGGGCACCCGCTGCGGTGCACCCACTTCGACGCCTTCCGCTTCTTCACGGGACCGGCCCGCCCGTTGAACCGCGACCAGCCCGAGCGTGCCACCCAGCCCGCGCTCGAGCAGCCGGGCTGCCTCCACGCGACCATGGACCTGCTCAAGCACGCCTTGAAGCTCGGACCGGCCTGCCCCGGCGACCTCCTCCTGGACACCTTCGAGCTCGCGCGCGACGTCCGTGTGCTCGACATGCGAGCCTCGCCCTACGACGTCACGGCGCTGGGGTACGACCCGGTCCCGATCGAGACGGCACCGGGCCGGGCCGAGTACGTCCGGCTGCAGCGCGGCTTCGCCGAGCGGGCCGCACCCCTGCGGGACCGGCTGCTCGAGGTCACCGGCCGCCTCGTCGCAGCACCGGCCGACGGCCGGACGCGCACGCCGGCCCGGGCGACCGGGACGTGA